In Setaria viridis chromosome 5, Setaria_viridis_v4.0, whole genome shotgun sequence, the genomic stretch ttttggttcttgTACCATCCTATATGTGGGTCGGGGTCCTCCGGCGGCAACCTGTGCCTCCGCCGGTCCTGCGACGGTACATCTTGGTTGGTTTTCATGAACCCTAGGTTGTTTGTGCATCTGCATTTATGGTTTTCATGAACCCTATGTTCGTTCTTATGCGGACTATGGTTGTCATGTATATTTGTCGATCTGATTTCTTGTGTCCTTAAATCATGCCTTACTGCTTTGCAAGCAATCACGCCCTACTGAGCTGAGCAAAGTGCCTAGGTCGATGATGATTCCTTGCCGCCGGAGGAGCACCTTCGGGTGTGGCAGCCGCGTCTAGGATAAAATGTAGTTGAGAATGTTTGCTTGCTTAACAACATGACCCCAAGTTCTTGTATACTGAGCTCTAATGAACACTGCATTGTATTCTTAGACATGGACTTGCAAGGTAGGCGCCGAGCTGCGGctgctcttgttgctgctgttgctgcatgaTTTTTCTTGTGGTTTAGAAGGAGAAGTGAGGATGCTCGATCTATTACCTATGGTCCCATGGCAGAGAGGGACAGAGAGAGGAATAGCAACCTCAGATTCATTTATGAATCTGATGATGTGCATTGTGTCAACCTGCTAAGGATGAGAAGGGCACCTTTTTTTCAACTGTGTGACCTGTTTCGGTCTAGAGAGTTGGTTGTGGATAGCATCCATGCCACTGTTGAAGAACAGGTAGCAATGTTCTTGCATGTAGTGGGACACAACCAAAGGTTCAGGATCATTAACATGACATTTAGGAGGTCACCTGAAACTATCAGTAGGTTCTTTCATCAAGTCTTGTATGTAGTTGGTGAGTTGAGAAATGAGTTGATTGTACCACCATCCACTAGTGTCCATCCTAGGATCCTTGGCAGCAggagatggaacccatatttcaaggttggTGGCCCTTTCCTAATTGCAAACCAATTGACCTTACCCATATGGTAGCAACCTGTTAATATGgctttttatttttaggattgcataggagcaattgatGGGACACATGTCTTAGCTAGAGTGCCTTTGAAGATGCAAGGTTCCTTTAGAGGCAGGAAGCACACCATCACTCAGAATGTACTGGCAGCAGTGGACTTTGATCTAAGGTTCACATATGTGCTTGCTGGTTGGGAGGGATCTGCACATGATGCTCTGATTTTATCAGATGCTCTTGAAAGGGCAGATGGTCTTACAGTCCCACAAGGTACCATAACTAACATACACACATGCCAATAATACTTGCACACACTAAACTGATAAACCATCTCCATTTGTTACATTGTCTAGGGAAATTCTATCTTgtggatgctggatatgcagccAGGCCTGGGTTCCTGCCGCCATATCGTGGTACAAGGTACCACTTGAGGGAGTTTGGTTCAAATAGGCCACAAAATCAAAGAGAGTTGTTTAACCTGAGGCATTCTTCTCTTAGGGTGACAGTAGAGAGGGCCTTTGGTGCTCTAAAGAATAGATTCAGAATCCTTGATAACAAGCCTTTCCATCCTTACAAAACCCAAGTTAAGTTGGTTCTTGCCTGTTGTATTCTGCACAATTGGATACTTAGGCATGGACAAGAAGAACATGTTCCCACTGAAGCTGCTTGGACTCCTAACTCCACTGATACCCCCCCTGATAGCCCCCCTGAGCCAGAACATAGTCCTGATAATGGAACCTGGGCACAGCAAAGGGATACATGGGCTGCACAAATGTGGCAGAATAGGGGATCTTCTAGAGTTTAATTGCACTTAAGTACTTGGGGTCATGTGCTGTTAAGTAGCATTGATGAATTTGTAATATGGTCTGAGACCTTGGTACTTTGCTATGATGTGTAACTGCAATCATGAACAATACAACTTGGTATGATATTTGCATGCAGTACTTACTTTCCTGTTTGATTTCTAAGTGCTTTGGTGTTTCTTTTTGTGATGGTATGATGGTTAGGACATGGCTGTGATGGGTGAGGATGTGGTTGGTGTTGTCAATGAGGCAGGGGCCGAGGGTGGGGTGGCTGCTGTGGAGGAAGGGAACCCAGCAGCCCCTCCACCCAATGGAGCCCAGCCTGGGGGGCCAATGCAATGGACCAGTGTTCAGTCAGCCTTCATGCTTAGGAGGTTTCATGATCTGGTTGGGCAAGGGGTCAAAACTGACAAAGGCTTCAAGGAAGTGCATGTTAGGCAAGTTGCTAGGATGGTTTCTGATTTTGCTGAAGTCAATATTACCACCAACCAAATTTATAACCACCTGCGCAAGTAGAGGCAGAGGTGGGTTAAGATTGCTAGGCTCAAGGATCTCAGTGGTGCTCTCTGTAATGAGGACCATCATATGATAGTCCTTGAGGAGGAGCATCTGATAGGGCACACTAAGGTTAGGCCACAGCTTAAATATATCTCACTGTTATGGTTAATAGTTACCCTTTTCTCTAACTGTTGCACAACCTTTTTGCCCAACTAGGATCATCCTGCTGATGCCAAGTTCTTGAACACCCCAATTGAGAACTATGTCCAAATGGAGGCCATTTTTGGGTCTAGTCAGGCTACTGGTAGGTTTGCAATGGGTTCCAATGAACCTTTAGGTGTACCAACTGACCTTGGCCACCTTGAGGGGGGATGTTAGAACAGAGACAATTAATTTAGATGGGAATGAGGGTGATTCTGGTAAGCAAAATGTAGGCTCCAATGGGCTGGACACCTCTAAGAGTTCTGATGATAAGGAAGGAAGAGGTGGtaaaaggaggaagttgggtgAGGAAGAATACCAGCTGATGCATGGTATGACTGTTGCTGTTGCCTCTGTTGCAGATGCCCTGAAAGCTCCTCAGCACAATGAGGTCCATGCAGATCTTTATGGTTGTGTCATGTCCTGTCCTGGGTACTCACAGGAGGCCTTGATGTTTGCACTTGTGTACTTGCTGAAGAACAAAGCAGAAGgcctatgctttgttcagatGAGTGAAGCCCATAGGATCCTTTGGCTTAGGACCTACCTGAGCCAATCTAACTTCCTCTAGGTGGTTAAGGACTATTATATGATATTTTGCTTGCCTATGCTACAGTCTGACATTTTGGGTTAGCACTAACCACTAATGGTGAGGGTAGAGACACCATTTGGAATATTTCCAAGGCTGCAAATATTTTTGTATAGCATAGGCCACATGGTTCCATCTGGTAGAGGTGGTTGGGAGGGATCTGTTGGGTGTGTAAACATGAACACCTGCACCTGGTAAATGTGATGGATGCCATGTCTTTGTTCTGGTAAATTGAGCTTTCCTGGTGGTTCATGTGCTGGTGATGGCAATTTTCTTTCATCTTGGATAGATGTTCTGAATTGATGGATGCATATGTTTGGTTCAAATGATTGAACCTGTGCCTATGATGATAAACTTATTTGCCCAATTCAAAGTAGATGGGTACCATcggatgaccttgagcttgtgagtgACTATGACATTGATCTTGTTCTTAAGACCTGCTACTGCTTTTGTGCTACCTGGTAAGTCCATCTTCTTTTCATCTTTCCTATATGTTGGTTGCTTCCTTCTGCCTTGATGGTTACTTATGTTATTTAAGGTACGAAAATATGCCTATGATGATAAACTTATTTGCCCAATTCAAAGTATATGGGTAGcatcagatgaccttgagcttgtgagggactATGACATTGATCTTGGTGTTCTTGTTGCCAACTAGTACTGCATGTTCCTTACTTATGGTTGTGCTGTTGCTGAGCTATTGACCATGTTGTGCTGCCACTGTTATTTCTGTTGACATTGATGTTGTTCCTGTTGCCATTGTGCTACTGTTTTTGGTCTTATTTTGCtcttgtgtcactgatgctccaagcttAAGGTCAAGGGAAGATGAAAATAACATCTGAGGCCAATTTTTTTGTAACTTAGCATATCAGACTTCCTATTATCATAC encodes the following:
- the LOC140222853 gene encoding protein ALP1-like is translated as MAGASGTWNPTDGCSRRRSEDARSITYGPMAERDRERNSNLRFIYESDDVHCVNLLRMRRAPFFQLCDLFRSRELVVDSIHATVEEQVAMFLHVVGHNQRFRIINMTFRRSPETISRFFHQVLYVVGELRNELIVPPSTSVHPRILGSRRWNPYFKDCIGAIDGTHVLARVPLKMQGSFRGRKHTITQNVLAAVDFDLRFTYVLAGWEGSAHDALILSDALERADGLTVPQGKFYLVDAGYAARPGFLPPYRGTRYHLREFGSNRPQNQRELFNLRHSSLRVTVERAFGALKNRFRILDNKPFHPYKTQVKLVLACCILHNWILRHGQEEHVPTEAAWTPNSTDTPPDSPPEPEHSPDNGTWAQQRDTWAAQMWQNRGSSRV